The Lonchura striata isolate bLonStr1 chromosome Z, bLonStr1.mat, whole genome shotgun sequence genome window below encodes:
- the AK6 gene encoding adenylate kinase isoenzyme 6, with the protein MRRPNVLITGTPGVGKTTLGKELASRAGLSYVNVGDLAKEGELYEGFDEEYNCPILDEDRVVDELEARMSEGGVIVDYHGCDFFPERWFHIVFVLRTDNSCLYQRLESRGYTGKKLQDNIQCEIFQTLYEEAVLSYKKEIVHQLPSNTPEDLERNLDQIMQWIEQWMKDNN; encoded by the exons ATGCGGCGGCCCAACGTGCTCATCACCG GCACGCCGGGAGTCGGGAAAACCACGCTGGGAAAGGAGCTGGCCtccagagctgggctgagctaCGTCAACGTGGGGGACCTGGCCAAGGAAG gagagctCTACGAGGGCTTTGACGAGGAGTACAACTGCCCCATCCTGGATGAGGACAGG GTGGTGGATGAGCTGGAGGCCCGGATGAGCGAGGGAGGGGTGATTGTGGATTACCACGGCTGTGACTTCTTCCCCGAGCGCTGGTTCCACATCGTGTTCGTGCTGCGCACAGACAACTCCTGTCTGTACCAGCGGCTGGAGAGCAG GGGCTACACGGGCAAGAAGCTGCAGGACAACATTCAGTGCGAAATTTTTCAGACTCTGTATGAGGAAGCTGTGCTGTCGTACAAAAAGGAAATTGTACACCAGCTACCCAGCAACACCCCAGAGGACCTGGAGAGAAATTTGGATCAGATTATGCAATGGATTGAGCAGTGGATGAAGGACAACAACTGA